In Monodelphis domestica isolate mMonDom1 chromosome 1, mMonDom1.pri, whole genome shotgun sequence, the sequence TCTATGAAGACATACTTTAAGTATGGGCAAGTGCTTTCCATTATTCTGCTTAGGGAGAGCATTCCTTCCCTTAGAAATACTTTCCCATAATATCTAACACTAGTATTACCCAATCTAGGTTTCTGAAGTGATTTAATCTATCTAGAAACACAGGTATTTAGATAGACCTGTCATCCTACTTTTATAGGATGAAGGATTTTGCTGTTTCTCCTTGAAATTTTCTACTTGTTTATCCTTTTTTACACATATTAAGGACTAATGTTGAactctctctaaagttaccaatGTTCTCATATTTTCAAAATCTAATAGCCTTTCttcaattctcatccttcttggcATATCTGCAGCTTTTGACATTGCCAATCACCCTCTTTTCCTAAATACTCCTCTAGTTTTTATGACACGATTCTTTCCTTATTCTCCTACTGCCTCTCTGACTGCTTCTTCTCAACATCATTTACTGGATTATCACACCCATTAACTGTGGGTATCCCCAACAGGTCTGTCTTAGGCTGTCTTCTCTTCTATACTATCATccatgaattcaattatcatctctttgcagaagattctcagatctatttatttatcttccCTTAACTTTTCCTGTGAGCCCCACTTTTGTATTACCATCTGCTTATTgggcatttcaaactggatggCCCACAGACATCTTAAAATCATCTCCACAACTGAACTCATTCACTTTCTATCCCAAACCTTCACCTCTTCTGAACCTCCTTATTACTACTGATGacaccaccattcttccagttaCTTAGGTTTGTAATCATGATGTCATCCTTTAATTCTCACTCTATctatccaatttgttgccaagtcCTATCATATCTTCCTTCACAACATCTCCCAATTACATCCCCTTCTCTCATCTGCCACTATTGCCTCTCTGGTGCTTGTCCTCATCACCCTATGCCCAGACTAGTGCAATAACCTGCCTGTTTAGTCTTCTTGCTTTGTGACTTCTCCTTCCAGTCCATCCTACACAcagctaccaaaatgattttcctaataccTGGGTTTTACCATGATATACTCCTCATACAGTAACGATAGTGGTTCCCTATctcaaaaatcaaatataaaatcttgtttgGTCTTTAAATCCCTTCACAATTAGCCTTCTTGTTACTTTGCTAGTTCTCCTATACTTTTCTCCCTCTTATATACTCTACTATCCATGGAAATTGAGTTTCACACTATTCCTTTTAGAAGGCACTGCATTTCCCAATTCTGTTCCTTTTTGTTGGTCTTCCCCcactagaatgctctccctctatAGTTCCTCCTAGCTTCCTTTTTAAAGActattcaaatcttaccttctgcaagaagcttttctCAGCCCACTCCCAAACCTCagagattacctccaatttaccCTATTATTGTGTATTATATCTAATTTTCTGAATCTTGTCTccctgttaggttttttttttttaacccttaccttctgcaagAATTGATACCACTAttcattttaaggcagaagagtggtaagccaATTggggttatgacttgcccaaggtcacacagctaggaaatgtctgagagcagatttgaacccagatcttcccaactccaggtctggctctctattcactgaaccacttagcagCCCCTCCCTATTAGATTGCAAATTTCTTAGCACCCTCcctgtctcttccttcccctcccccttcccttccccctcattccttctctccctcctcctcccccttctccttctcctcctctttctttctttctttctttcttcttcttcttcttcccctcctcctccttctttcttcttctttcttctttcttcttcttcccctcctcctccttccttccttcttcttcttcttcttcttcttcttcttcttcttcttcttcttcttcttcttcttcttcttcttcttcttcttcttcttcttcttcttcttcttcttcttcttctttcttctcctcctctcttctccatctcctcttcttttcttcttcttcctcctctcctcctcctttctttctcctttctcctcctcctccccctctctcttgtTTTCtacctcccccctttcttctcccttcccatctccctATTCCCCTAACCTCTTCttactttccctctccctcctcctcttcttccttatctTTATAGTTGCATATTAATATCTAAGTATGAAgtaatatttcttgttgcctttgcaTTCATGATGAAATCAACCCCTTTAATTCACTCCAAGAAGCCTTGAGATATTCATCTAGCTGCAACTTctttgtgtcttgattttttataacaagCATATCAATATGATAATGTTGAGTTTAGTTCCTCTATAACTCACATTGATTTAGTGTGTGAAGATGAGTTATACTACCAATTAACTCCTTACTCCTTTATTCTTTTAGggcaattaaaatttaaaaattatattccctATATAACAATGTCCTATTTTAAGTAACTTTAAGCAAAGGAGAAATTTGACAGATACTTTAGCTGATATTCAATAGAGGTCCCCTTAATAAACTACTAATATATTTTCTGTTCTACTTTGAAAGCCTAGAAGTTTGAAAATAATCTTCTTTCATCCCAATTaactcctcttttctttcataCATGATTAAAAAGGGGAAGAACTCCAGGTCCTCTGGGATTTTTCATGGGTTGATTGTCTAGCCTCTTGCAAAGGTCTGCCAGATCCATGAATGAgtttcaattcttttcttttcttcctccattttcctcaCCCCCATCATAAGCTTTTCCCTTTAGGAAGAGGTTGGATATGCCTAGTTCAAATCATCTAGGGTAGAGAaggttatgaagatttttttgaaATCTAGAGACAAAGATTCTATAAATACCTCTGGggtttatatttgttatatatatatgtcaaagcaacggcttcgacaggccggctaaaccttgtgagggtagccatcaggtcgacgtcaacccctggtgaactagggctttgctcacccagcatgtgaagactgcttcggcggaacaggcggaagaaaccaacaagaaggttcaatggctgagatggcaatgcagcaaggcactgtggaatgcttagggcatgatggagcacaaaagacaacacggccatccaatgcagctgaggaagtctccaggtgtaacgactatttgtgccactggacccaggctcccaacgccgagagagtgggactgtctctgtgcattgacttttccacttaaatcttcatgcacaggtgtctttgtgcacaaaaacacacaaagacaatcgtcatcctcggttcgagagacaaccaaccaaCCTTATATTTGTTACTTTCATGATTAAGCTTCTTATGTATTCAACTGAAATATCTTCTGcttaaattttaagattttatcCCTGTGTTATTAAGACCAATCTCACTAATGCTCCAAACCCTCCAGTGTTTGAAAAGAATAGCGATAATGATAAAgttaacatttatagagtgcctaTTATATACTaacccagtgatggtgaacctatggcacaaggagggctctctgtgggcactcatgCTGCCCTAACCCCTCccgagttcattactagaaaggcagagggacttgggcagagctgctcccttccctctcctttccactGTGCCTAACaatatttttcacatcacctgcccctctgcccagcaggccattcctctgtgtggggtaagggggtggggcACACTGGGCACTTAGTGGGGGTGGGGCATAACATGGAGTCTCTGGGTGGGGCAGGGGGCAGGGCACCtcacttagtctctaaaaggtttgccatcattgtactaggcactatgttaaacactttatgattattatctcaCCTTATCTTCATAACCCTGAGAGGCAGGTTTATTATTACCCtaattttatagtcaaggaaactaaggcaaatagaagttaagcaTCCCCtggcctttttcttctctagaatAAACAACTTAATTCCTTTAACCTttactcaaaatatatttttccatctctaattGTTAACTATTATCTTTTAAGATTCCCCATTTTTTCCCACATCCTTTTTAAAGTCCAAAGAACCACtttgatgaaatgaaataagCTAGCAAGGTTCTGGTTGATGATGAGTATAGCAGGATTGCTTTCTGACTCATGTGAAGTATTCTTTTAACAGGGACCAGTAATATGTGGCATTTTCCCCCCTAGAGATAAAAAATCCCTTTCCAAATTCTTCTGTTGTTTTTTACTTCCTGCTAACACCTTCTAAAACTTCTTTGTTATTTCCTTGCCTTATTTCTCCAGCAAAGGAAGAGAAGCCTCTTGGGGACAGGACCAGATATCCTCCATACCCACCATGCAGTGCCATACATGTTTTCTTATTGGTCATGAAGAGCAATAGTGCAATTTGCTGTTCTGAAATTTCACACCTATCACCCACCCACTACCTTAAAATCATCAATGTCTACTCAATTGGTTGTTTTGACTTATCCTCCCCCTTTCCTTAGACATATGTGGTGGAACAGGACAGATTAGCATAAATTCTTCTGGTTTCAAAGCCTACCTTTACATTCCTTGGCTCTCCAGATTTATCCTTTATTAGTTCTTCTCTATCATATTCCTCCAAACTTTCTTCTCAAGCAGTACCCTATTTTTGAAACATCTCAATCTCCCCCAAACACCCCCTTTACCAAGTTATCTGagtctctttttcattcttcaaaCAGCCACTAAAATCCCTCTTTTGTGAAATCTCCCTCTAACTGAGATAGCAGTTTATCCTTAGGTACAACCATgtaccttttttttcctccaaatcataACCCCATAAAGTGCACAGTACTTCTGATCACACTTGAAGCTATTTTTCTCACTATGGAAATACCAGAAATTATGAGAGGACTGCCCCATTTGCTTTGTTCATGACTTATCAAGAAACTAAAACATAGACATTTTTAATACATACTCATAATAATTATTCCTTCCTtcaactattatttttatctcatttcccCAAAATCTGTGATTTAGTTGGCATGGGGAACTCCTCGAGTGGAAACTTTCAGAGTAACAATTCATATATAACTGTTAGTCTTAGGGAATTGCTGTGGTACCAAGAAGGATCTCCTAACTAGTGTATGTCAGAGATAAGACTTGAACTCTGAAGTTAGTTAGCTAATTGTTTAGTCATGGTGACTATCTcatcatctgcatagaaataaaaaatgaacatttgtaACTTTTGCATAAAAGACCATTTATTTTAGGTTTTTATTACAAAACACTTCtcacaaacaaaaaaatgttaaaacatcATTTAGTATTGTATAAGAAAAAATACTGGATACCATTTCACATTTAATCTTCAGAAAGTAGCAGGATGATGACTCTCATGCctaatttaaagttttaaattaaatctttGAAGTCCTGAGCCTCTTTGGGGTGAGGGAAAGGAGAATATGGAAAAGCAAGTAGGGAGAAAGGTGGGAGAAAAcacaaaaatatctttttaaaattgagtCAAAGATTTTGTGGCAATGGCATTTCCTTTGAAAAGTTTCTTAGTTTGTGCTTTTTTTGGTATTATCTGTAACTGTAACCAAGCAGTTAGAGAACTTTTCAACAATTTCTGGATACATTTAATTAACCATCTGACTAGCTTAGCACAGCTCTAGATCACATTCTAGATCTACAATTTAGTATCCTGGAAACATAGCCAATTTCTAGTTAACTCTATCTAAAGAACATGACCAAGATATGCCTAGGTTGTGTATTGGACTTAAAAATGAGTTATATAACCCATTTAATTattattcaaaaataaaacaaaacaaaaaaatcccctTATCTGCTGTCTTAGTTAGAATCCacaggttccaaagcagaagagcagttaggactaggcaaatagggtaaagtgacttgcccaggatcacacaactgagaagtgtctgaagccgaatttgaactaaggtccttCTGAATACAGGTCTGGCACTCTTTaaacagagccacctagctgctgagACCATTTAATAATAAAGCAAtttgacttttttgtttgtttaatgtcAGAATGCTTACATTCAAATGACAGTTGTCCTTCAAAGTAGTCAACCTGGGGCTACTGCCCAAACTATTTTGAGAACTCCTCTTTTGTAACTACCTTCAGAGTTAAATTTTATGTTACATAACAAAACCATTATCATTACTTTACAATAATATTGATCAGACATGAGATTATCTCAGTTTGATCAGTCACCTTATTCATCATACTTGTTTTTTACTTTATCCAAAAGTCatatccacttccaaagaatccTGATTTGCTACTACTGAGGATATTCAAAAGAATAAGCTGGGAATTTTATAGGTCATGCCAAAGAAGGGAGCACCAAATAAATTTCAAGTCTTCCCAATATTACTACTTGAAAGGGCATTGGTGTGTTTTGCATTTTTGTATCAAATCAGTTACATTTTCTTATAGTCGTATCTTTCaatttttgttcttcctaaaCTGTTTTATGCACCTAATATGTAaatgataatttccaatttttaaatttggtcCAGGCAGGACTACTTTTACCATCACTCTATGGGGAAAGCATAATATAAGAATTGTTCTTTCTTTATACCTTATCCCCCAAACACACATTGTATTTTCTACAAATAGCTTCTGACTGTCAGTTTGTTAGATAATGGTCATTTAAAGGGCAATCTTAATACAAGTTGATCAAAAGTATTTAATTTTACATCTCCTAGCTGGAGAACTTTTGTGCatttgaataaataataatagacatTGTATTATTGTTTTCACAGTGTGATTCCTATACATATGGGCTTTAGGTGGTCTGGTATTtggttttggtcttttttttttggcacttaCAGTTCACAATGGTTAGTCACGTTGGCTTAATTATTTGCATTTTGCATTAGTCTCGGCACTTTTGCAGAAacggataatttttttttctgttttttgttttttaatcagccTTTCTGGAAATGGCAAGCCCTCCCCACTCTTGATTTCTTTCAGTATAAAATGTTTGGTTCTCAGGAACTCCAGTAATTCTCAATGGAATTCTCCTAGCCCTAAAATGTAAAGGATGGAGCACTCTTTTGGTAGCGTTTGGTTCCATCCATGCACTCACTCTTGTTTTAGAGACTAGTGTCTGCTGTTTTACTCTGCATGGCTACTTCAGATGCGGTGTCTGGTAGCCCATCTCGGCAGAAGAGTAGGGCTGGATTTCTACAAGCCCACatggccacatcccctcctccttctccattAGAACTAGAAGACATTCTACCACACACGCCGAGCCTGTGGGCATAGCGTTCTCTGAGACGGTTAGCGAAACTTCTGGACTCCAGATTTCGGCGGTGGCTTGACAAGTAGGTAGCTACATTTCTAGTCCGGTAGCCCTCCTCCCGTTTGTGCCTCAGCAGTATGTAAATATTGGGGTTACGAACTGCATAGATAAGAGGGTTTATGGCCCCATTTGCCCAGGTCATCCATATGACCGCGGTATCCAGTCCTGGGTGAAATGGGGGTCTCTGGGCATCCATAGCCCCGGCTGCAGATGTGAATAGTACCAGGAGACAGTAGGGTCCCCAgcatataataatgaaaatgatcaTGATGAGCACGGTGGTTGCCGTGCGCATTTCGCTGTAAAAGCGCACCAGGTGGGCGTTGGTTGTTACCGGCCGAACTCTAATTTCCGACAATCTCACGGTCCGGCAAATCCGGCAGAGACAGAAGCACATGATCCCAAAGGGAAACAGGTAACAGGTCACGATCAGCCAGATGTTGTAGGTGGGACCCAGGCGAGATGGGTAAGACACATATAGACAGCGGTGGAAACTCTGCCTTGAACCCACCTGAGCATCCCCGTCCCAATTCCCCTTGAAGTCCCATATCAAATCCCAGGGAAAAGAGATACCCACTGCCACGAGCCAAACGGCAACTAAGAACTGCAGGGCCCTGTGCCAGCCTATCTTCTCTCCCGGGTGCCTCACGATGGCGTAGTAGCGGTCCAGAGAGATGAGGGTCATCGTCAAGATGGACACGATGCCGAAGCAGGAGCCGAAGAATCGGCTGGCGGTGCAGAAGCGCTGCCAGGGTCGGGCGATTGGGGGCCCGTTGGAGCCGCCGCCGGGGCGAGTGAAGAGAGCCAGGAAAGCGGCGGGCAGGCAAAGCAGGGCGGTGAGCAGGTCAGACAGGGACAGCGACAGGATGAAGGCGTTGGTCACGGTTCGGAGCTGCCGGTGCTTCACGATCACCCCCATCACGGCGCAGTTGCCCAGGCTGGAGAGCAGGAAGATGAGCAGCAACACGAGCGCCTGCACCGCCACGGCCACCCAGGGCTCCAGCAGCAGCCGCTTCGCCCCCGCCCCCGCCGGGACGGGATCCCCGCTGGGGATGCTGCTGATGTGGATGCTGCCGCTGCTGGGAATGCTGCTGTTGCTGTGGATGGTGCTGCCCGTCCCGGCCTTCTCGGCCCCAGCCaggccgctgccgccgccgccgccccggCTCGCCCGCGCCTCTGCCGCCACGGCCGCCACGGTGGTGAAGGAGATCACGGCCGCGTGGAAGCTCGCGCCCCGCCCTACGCCCGCCGAGGCGCCCGAGCCCAGGGCTTCCTCTGGGCGCAGGTTGCCCCCGCCGCGAGCGACGCCCAAGCTCGTCAGGTTGCTCAGCAGGGCCAttctggaggaggagggagggggcggCGTGGGCGTGGGCGGCGGCGGCTCCTCCTCCATGGGGCTCTGCGGAGACCAGACCATTCATGCCTCAGCTCAGCCGGAGCGAAGGCTGCCGGTCTGAAACCccggggagggggagagggcaCCCCTCGGCCTGCGGGGCAGGCGGcttaggagggaaaggaggaggagccACGGTCCCCCTGCCCATCGCTCCAGGGCTACCGCCACTGGGGACTCTCAGAGCAATTTGACAGCAGCGGGCTCGGGCAGTTACCATGCCAACCGGGTGTTTACGCACAACCAGTGTTGGGAAGCACTGTCTCTTGCTCACTTGACACACCCATCTGACACCGGGTCAGAGGACTGACAATGGTTGGGTGAGCTGACCTTGATCTTCCTGAGGTAGCCTGGCCTCCACACCGCTTAGGGAGAAAAGGGCCCTATCTTAAAACTTAATAGCTGCTTACTATACGTTTCCTGCGTTAAATTGAATTAGATTCATATTTACCAGACTTCTTTAATTCTGTCTTTCTGGGTGGCAAATTTGGTTCATTGAAAACATTGCTTCACTTCAGTGTGATTGGAATGAGAATATATTAACTGACTCACAAAAATGATTATCAAAGTCTCTGAGGTTATGCCTTCaacaaaatgtaaactccttgttccttttcttctttctttcttccttccttccttccttccttcctttctttctatcactACTGTAAGGCAGACGAGccataatggctaggcaatgaggattaagtgacttgcccagggtcacacaacgaggaagtgtctgaggacagatttgaacccaggacctcccatctctaggcctgcctttcaatccactgagccacccagctatcccgtGTAATATCTTTCTGACTAGTTGTCTGATCCCCTTACTACTTCTGGATTGAGAGCTCCTTAACCTGCGGCTCCTATCAAGGCTGCCTCAAAGGCCCACCTCTGGTGCTCCTGCCATACTCTGGGTCTGCCTCCACCCTTGTGTTACAGA encodes:
- the GPR135 gene encoding G-protein coupled receptor 135, whose product is MVWSPQSPMEEEPPPPTPTPPPPSSSRMALLSNLTSLGVARGGGNLRPEEALGSGASAGVGRGASFHAAVISFTTVAAVAAEARASRGGGGGSGLAGAEKAGTGSTIHSNSSIPSSGSIHISSIPSGDPVPAGAGAKRLLLEPWVAVAVQALVLLLIFLLSSLGNCAVMGVIVKHRQLRTVTNAFILSLSLSDLLTALLCLPAAFLALFTRPGGGSNGPPIARPWQRFCTASRFFGSCFGIVSILTMTLISLDRYYAIVRHPGEKIGWHRALQFLVAVWLVAVGISFPWDLIWDFKGNWDGDAQVGSRQSFHRCLYVSYPSRLGPTYNIWLIVTCYLFPFGIMCFCLCRICRTVRLSEIRVRPVTTNAHLVRFYSEMRTATTVLIMIIFIIICWGPYCLLVLFTSAAGAMDAQRPPFHPGLDTAVIWMTWANGAINPLIYAVRNPNIYILLRHKREEGYRTRNVATYLSSHRRNLESRSFANRLRERYAHRLGVCGRMSSSSNGEGGGDVAMWACRNPALLFCRDGLPDTASEVAMQSKTADTSL